The nucleotide sequence CGCGCGGCTGAATCCCGCTCTGCCCGCCGACGCACTGCAAGACGCCTTCCGCAAGCTGACGCGGCCCGAGGGCGCGGATCTGCTCCAGCGCAACCGCGCGCTCCACCGCCTGCTGGTGAACGGCGTGACCGTCGAGTACCGCACGCGCGAGGGCGAGGTCCGCGGCGCGCAGGCGCGGGTGATCGACTTCGACGAGTCGGGCGGCAACGACTGGCTCGCGGTCAACCAGTTCAGCGTCACCGCAGGGGGCAGCCACAGGGGGCTGCCCCAACAGCGGCGGCCGGACGTGGTGCTGTTCGTGAACGGTCTGCCGCTGGCGGTGGTCGAGCTCAAGAACGCGGCCGACGAGAACGCGACGATCTGGAGCGCGTTCCAGCAGCTCCAGACTTACCAGGCCGAGATTCCCTCGCTCTTCGCGACGAACGGCGTGTTGGTCGTCTCCGACGGGGTCGAGGCGCGGGTTGGCGCCCTCGGCGCCGGGCGGGAGTGGTTCAAGCCCTGGCGCACGATTGCGGGCGAGCGCCTCGCCGACAGCCACGTCCCCGAGTTGCAGGTGGTCATCGAAGGGGTGTTCGCGCCACGGCGTTTCCTGGACCTGGTGCGCGACTTCCTGGTCTTCGAGGACGACGGGAGCGGGCGCCTCGTCAAGAAGATGGCGGGCTACCACCAGTTCCATGCGGTGCAGGTGGCCGTCGGCGAGACGCTGCGCGCGGCGGAGCTGGCCCGTGCCGATCGGGTGGCCGAGGAGGCCGGGCGGTATGAAGCGGGGCGCAAGCCCGGCGGCAAGGCCGGCGACCGCCGCGTGGGAGTCGTCTGGCACACCCAGGGCTCGGGCAAGAGCCTGACCATGGCGTTCTACGCCGGCCGCATCATCCGCGAGCCGGCGATGGAGAACCCGACCATCGTCGTGCTCACCGACCGCAACGACCTCGATGACCAGCTCTTCGGCACCTTCTCGCGCTGCCAGGACCTGTTGCGCCAGCCGCCCGTGCAGGCGGACTCGCGCGCGCACCTGCGGGAACTGCTCTCGGTGGCGGCGGGCGGTGTCGTGTTCACGACCATCCACAAGTTCTTCCCCGAAGAAAAGGGCGACCGGCACCCGACGCTCTCGGGGCGCCGCAACATCGTGGTGATCGCCGACGAGGCGCACCGCAGCCAGTACGACTTCATCGACGGCTACGCGCGCCACATGCGCGACGCCCTGCCGCACGCCTCGTTCATCGGATTCACTGGCACGCCGATCGAGCTGCAGGACGCCACTACGCGCGCGGTGTTCGGCGACTACATCAGCGTCTACGACATCCAGCGTGCCGTGCAGGACGGCGCGACCGTGCCGATCTACTACGAGAGCCGGCTCGCCAGGCTCGCGCTCGACGAGGCCGAGCGACCGAGGATCGACCCGGACTTCGAGGAGGCCACCGAGGGCGAGGAGGTCGAGCGCAAGGAGAAGCTCAAGACCAGGTGGGCGCAGCTCGAGGCCGTGGTCGGTGCGGAGAAGCGGCTCGAACTGGTGGCTCGGGACATTGTCGAGCACTTCGAGAAGCGGCTGGAGGCGATGGACGGCAAGGCGATGGTCGTCTGCATGAGCCGCCGCATCTGCGTCGAGCTGCACCGAGAGCTGGTCAAGCTCCGTCCCGAGTGGCAGGACGAGGACGACGCCCGTGGCGCGATCAAGGTGGTGATGACGGGCTCCGCCTCGGACCCGCCGGACTGGCAGACGCACATCCGCAACAAGCCCCGGCGCGAGGCGCTCGCCAACCGCTTCCGCCACGCCGCCGATCCGCTGCGCATCGTGCTGGTGCGGGACATGTGGCTCACCGGCTTCGACGCGCCGAGCCTGCACACGATGTACATCGACAAGCCGATGCGCGGCCACGGCCTGATGCAGGCCATCGCACGGGTGAACCGCGTCTTCCGTGACAAGCCGGGCGGGTTGGTCGTGGACTACCTGGGACTCGCCCATGAGCTTAAGGCCGCGCTCGCCACCTACACCGAGAGCGGCGGCACCGGCCGCACGGCGCTCGACCAGGAAGAGGCGGTGGCGCTCATGCTGGAGAAGCACGAGGTGTGCTCCGGGCTCTTTCACGGCTTCGACCGCTCGCGCTGGACGA is from Chthonomonadales bacterium and encodes:
- a CDS encoding type I restriction endonuclease subunit R, producing MSERRFTESTVEDATLAWLEGSGWQVAHGPEIAPDMPAAGRADYGEVVLAQRVCDALARLNPALPADALQDAFRKLTRPEGADLLQRNRALHRLLVNGVTVEYRTREGEVRGAQARVIDFDESGGNDWLAVNQFSVTAGGSHRGLPQQRRPDVVLFVNGLPLAVVELKNAADENATIWSAFQQLQTYQAEIPSLFATNGVLVVSDGVEARVGALGAGREWFKPWRTIAGERLADSHVPELQVVIEGVFAPRRFLDLVRDFLVFEDDGSGRLVKKMAGYHQFHAVQVAVGETLRAAELARADRVAEEAGRYEAGRKPGGKAGDRRVGVVWHTQGSGKSLTMAFYAGRIIREPAMENPTIVVLTDRNDLDDQLFGTFSRCQDLLRQPPVQADSRAHLRELLSVAAGGVVFTTIHKFFPEEKGDRHPTLSGRRNIVVIADEAHRSQYDFIDGYARHMRDALPHASFIGFTGTPIELQDATTRAVFGDYISVYDIQRAVQDGATVPIYYESRLARLALDEAERPRIDPDFEEATEGEEVERKEKLKTRWAQLEAVVGAEKRLELVARDIVEHFEKRLEAMDGKAMVVCMSRRICVELHRELVKLRPEWQDEDDARGAIKVVMTGSASDPPDWQTHIRNKPRREALANRFRHAADPLRIVLVRDMWLTGFDAPSLHTMYIDKPMRGHGLMQAIARVNRVFRDKPGGLVVDYLGLAHELKAALATYTESGGTGRTALDQEEAVALMLEKHEVCSGLFHGFDRSRWTTGTPQERLGLLPAAQEHILKQENGKDRCVRAVRELSQAFALAVPHEEALRIRDEVAFFQAVQAVLGKRAPGEARPEEELDHAVRQIISRAVAPEGVVDIFAAAGLEKPDISILSDEFLAEVRGMPQRNLAVELLQKLLKGELAT